A window of Hyalangium ruber contains these coding sequences:
- a CDS encoding serine/threonine-protein kinase, whose translation MGDSENTYRIPGGSSQVPWKTESGATESAEGSTPTLAGEYLIKRLIASGGHGSVYEAEHRILGRRAAVKVLHAHLADQGEMLQRFVREARIVNQIRHPNVVDIYDFGMLADGSPYYVMELLEGRTLSQLVQERGRMSAERALAYLEPVCGALDAAHRAGIVHRDLKASNVMVVEDGEKPRLKLLDFGIAKIIQPDPEQAGLTLAGQRLGTAYAMAPEQLRGGPIHPATDVYALGVLLFQLLTGRYPFHTKDRMELERMHMEAPPPRPSASAPVSLAVDAVVLRCMEKEAERRFPNTPAFLAALREAVAAPSTVQPAGRTCQALALHAEVVVAEGPQDDELVHAALAEVLDCLEQELRTTGFVLALQAGTALLGVRLLEGDGPLPPEQARHLYEDLKELRRDTESLAKEVGAHVHLCLHVGPVEVRGEGQDFEVLGGAVTDLGSWVLRAPGGFHLTASAARLLGLAGPG comes from the coding sequence ATGGGGGACTCCGAAAACACTTACCGTATTCCCGGGGGAAGCTCTCAGGTCCCCTGGAAGACCGAGTCTGGCGCCACCGAGAGCGCCGAGGGCTCGACTCCCACGCTCGCGGGCGAGTACCTGATCAAACGGCTGATCGCCTCGGGCGGCCACGGCAGCGTGTACGAAGCCGAGCACCGCATCCTCGGCCGGCGCGCGGCGGTGAAGGTGCTGCACGCGCACCTGGCCGACCAGGGCGAGATGCTGCAGCGCTTCGTGCGCGAGGCACGCATCGTCAACCAGATCCGCCACCCGAACGTGGTGGACATCTATGACTTCGGGATGCTGGCGGACGGCAGCCCGTACTACGTGATGGAGCTGCTGGAGGGCCGCACGCTGAGCCAGCTGGTGCAGGAGCGCGGGCGGATGAGCGCCGAGCGGGCGCTGGCCTACCTGGAGCCGGTGTGCGGGGCGCTGGACGCGGCGCACCGCGCGGGCATCGTCCACCGGGACTTGAAGGCCAGCAACGTGATGGTGGTGGAGGACGGGGAGAAGCCGCGGCTGAAGCTGTTGGACTTCGGCATCGCGAAGATCATCCAGCCGGACCCGGAGCAGGCGGGGCTGACGCTGGCGGGGCAGCGGCTGGGCACCGCGTACGCCATGGCGCCCGAGCAGCTGCGCGGCGGCCCCATCCACCCGGCCACGGACGTGTACGCGCTGGGGGTGTTGCTGTTCCAGCTGCTCACCGGGCGCTACCCGTTCCACACCAAGGACCGGATGGAGCTGGAGCGGATGCACATGGAGGCGCCGCCGCCACGGCCCAGCGCCTCGGCGCCCGTCTCGCTCGCGGTGGACGCGGTGGTGCTGCGCTGCATGGAGAAGGAGGCCGAGCGGCGCTTCCCCAACACCCCGGCCTTCCTCGCGGCGCTGCGCGAGGCGGTCGCGGCGCCGAGCACGGTGCAGCCCGCGGGCCGCACGTGCCAGGCGCTGGCGCTGCACGCCGAGGTGGTGGTGGCCGAGGGCCCCCAGGACGACGAGCTGGTACACGCCGCGTTGGCCGAGGTGCTGGACTGTCTGGAGCAGGAGCTTCGCACCACGGGCTTCGTGCTGGCGTTGCAGGCGGGCACGGCGCTGCTGGGCGTCCGGCTGCTGGAGGGCGACGGGCCGCTGCCGCCCGAGCAGGCCCGGCACCTGTACGAGGACTTGAAGGAGCTGCGTCGCGACACCGAGTCGCTGGCCAAGGAGGTGGGCGCGCATGTCCACCTCTGCCTGCACGTGGGGCCCGTGGAAGTGCGCGGCGAGGGACAGGACTTCGAGGTGCTGGGGGGAGCGGTGACGGACCTGGGCAGCTGGGTGCTGCGCGCGCCTGGCGGCTTCCACCTCACCGCGAGCGCCGCGCGCCTCCTGGGGCTCGCGGGGCCAGGGTGA
- a CDS encoding YqjF family protein, whose amino-acid sequence MSESDTLDRISPTRRPAGRTVMYQRWRTLLFLHWEVPAEALARLLPPGLTLDTYEGRAFVGLVPFTMRGVRPAGLPPFPPLSNFHETNVRTYVHREGKDPGVWFFSLEAANSIAVRLARAWFKLPYHFARMQLDREGEWISYRSERLWPAPVPARCAVRCLPKGEATASTPGTLQHFLVERYFLYTAHGGALWRGQVHHPPYQVRGAEVEGLDETLLEAAGIQRPASTPLAHFSDGVDVDVFRLMRA is encoded by the coding sequence ATGTCCGAGTCCGACACCCTCGATCGCATCTCGCCCACACGCCGCCCCGCGGGGCGGACGGTGATGTACCAGCGCTGGCGGACGCTGTTGTTCCTGCATTGGGAGGTGCCGGCGGAGGCGCTGGCTCGGCTGCTGCCGCCGGGGCTGACGCTGGACACGTACGAGGGCCGGGCCTTCGTGGGACTGGTGCCGTTCACCATGCGAGGGGTGCGGCCGGCGGGGCTGCCGCCGTTCCCGCCGCTGTCCAACTTCCACGAGACGAATGTGCGCACGTACGTGCATCGCGAGGGGAAGGACCCGGGGGTGTGGTTCTTCAGCCTGGAGGCGGCGAACTCGATCGCCGTGCGCCTGGCGCGGGCGTGGTTCAAGCTGCCGTACCACTTCGCGAGGATGCAGTTGGATCGCGAGGGCGAGTGGATCTCCTACCGCTCCGAGCGGCTGTGGCCCGCGCCGGTGCCCGCGCGGTGCGCGGTGCGCTGCCTGCCGAAGGGAGAGGCGACGGCCTCGACGCCCGGGACGCTGCAGCACTTCCTGGTGGAGCGCTATTTCCTCTACACGGCGCACGGTGGGGCGCTGTGGCGGGGCCAGGTCCACCACCCGCCGTACCAGGTGCGAGGCGCGGAGGTGGAGGGGCTGGACGAGACGTTGCTGGAGGCGGCGGGGATTCAGCGGCCGGCGTCCACGCCCCTGGCGCACTTCTCGGACGGCGTGGACGTGGACGTGTTCCGGCTGATGCGCGCCTGA